The DNA sequence GCCGACGGACCCGGCTACGGCTACGAGCTCAAGGGCGCCTTCGAGGCGGCCGTCGGTCCACAGTGGGGGCCGCTGAACATCGGCCACCTCTACCAGGTGCTCGACCGGCTGTCCCGCGACGGGCAGGTCAGCTCGACCCGCGTCAGCCAGGCCGTCAAACCCGACCGGGTCGTGTACGCCATCACCGAGGCAGGACGCGCCGAGCTCGCCGGATGGTTGGACTCCCCCAGCCCGCGCACGTCCGGCTTCCGCGACGACGTCTTCCTCAAGATCATGGCGGCCGCGCACACCCGCGACGCGGACACGGTGCGCCACGTGCTCTCCGGGCAGCGCGCCTTCCTGCTGCGCGAGCTGCGCAACCTGGAGCAGCTGCGCCGAGAGCGCACCGGCGACCTGGTGGTGAGCCTGCTGCTGGCGGCCGCGGCCCGGCACGTCGGCGCCGATCTGGCGTTCCTCGACGACGTCGAGGAGGCCCTGCTGCACGACGCGGCCGTCCTGGCCGCCCTGCCCGCCCGCCGCGAGGCGCCGGCCCCCGCCGCCGGGCGCGCCGCCGCGTAGCGCCTCGTCCGCACCAGCGGCCCTACACGCCCGGTGATCAGGTAACCACCCCGTGAGATGACCGTTACCCGACAGGCGACAACCACCCCGGCCACCGGTACGGTCTTCTGATGGATCTCTGGGTCGGGGTGGGCGGCTTCGTCGTCGGCGTCATCGTCGGGCTCACCGGCATGGGCGGCGGCGCCCTGATGACGCCGCTGCTGGTGCTGGTCTTCGGCGTGCCGCCGCTGAGCGCCGTCTCCAGCGACCTGGTCGCCAGCGCGATCATGAAGCCGTTCGGCGGCGCGGTGCACCTGCGCCGGGGCACGGTCGACAAGGCCCTGGTCGGCTGGCTGTGCGCGGGCAGCATCCCGGCCGCGTTCGGCGGGGTGTTCATCGCCAAGGCCCTGAAGGGCGACGGCGTCCAGCAGACGATCCAGTACGCGCTGGGCGGCGCCCTGCTGCTGGCCGCGTCCGGCCTGATCATCAAGGTGTACCTCGGCATCCGGGCGCAGGGGCGCGCGGCCGCCGGGCTCGCGGAGGCCGTCGAGGACGACCACGCCCCTGTTCGCGTACGCGTAATTCCGACGGTTCTGGTCGGAATGGTAGGCGGCCTGGTGGTGGGCGTGACCTCGGTCGGCTCCGGCTCGCTGATCGTCATCGCGCTGATGGCGCTCTACCCGCGGCTGCACCCGCACCGCCTGGTCGGCACCGACCTGGTCCAGGCCGTGCCGCTGGTCGCCTCGGCCGCCGTGGCGCACCTGCTGTTCGGCGACTTCAAGCTCGGCCTCACCGTCACGCTGGTCGCCGGGGCGGTGCCCGGCGTGCTGCTCGGCGCCGCCGTCTCGACCCGCGCCCCGGCGGGCATCATCCGCGCCGCGCTCACCGTCGTGCTGGTCGCCAGCGGCGCCAAGCTGCTCGGCGCGAGCACCCCGGTCGTCGGCGCGCTCGCGCTGGGCCTGCTGATCGCGCTGCCCGTCGTGTGGATGCTGGTCCGCCGGATGGCGGGCCTGCCCGCCCTGCCCGCCCGCACCCCGGCACCGGCCCCGGCCGAGCCGGAGCCGGTCGCCGCCGCGAACTGACCGGTCAGTTCAGGTCGCAGGCCTTCAGCGAGTCCTCGTACCCGCCGAAGAAGGCCTTCGTCCGCTGCTGCGCCGTGCCGTGCGCGTCCGGGGCGAACCAGGGCTGATCGGGGTCGTCGGCGACCGCGACCAGCCCGTCGCGCAGCTCGTCGAGGTCGCCGTCGTCTGCCCGCAGCCGCCCCGAGCGCACCTCGTCGCCGAGGTAGGCCCCGGCCATGCAGTCGGCCTGCAACTCGTGGTCGATGGTGAACCGGTGCGTGACGCCCAGCTGGTCCTGGATCGCGTGCGCGTACTCGTGGCCGATCAGGTAGTAGAGGAAGGCGTCGCCGACCTGGCGGAACGCGCCCACCGCCCAGTCGGCGTCGTAGGCGATGAAGTCGCCGTCGGAGCAGTAGGCCGCGTTGTTCTCCGGCATCGGGTCCCCGCCGCAGGCCACCTCGCCTTCCCGCAGGTAGGGCACGATCCGGCGCACCGGGCGGAACTCCAGCTTCGAGTCGGCGAACACCGCCGACCAGTACTCGACAGCCGTGTCCACCGCCGCCCCGGCGTCGCGCTCGAACTCGGCGACGGTCATGGTGCCGTCGGGCTCCGCGCTCGGGCTGCCGTCCGGCAGCGTGCCGCGAGTCGGCGCGGGACCGGAATCGGGGTCGGGCAGCGGCAGCGCCCCGCAGCCCAGCGTGAGCACGGCGGCGGCGGCCAGGGACAGGGACAGCAGGGTGCGGGGGCGGGCGGTCATCGCGCCACTCCTTCGATACGGGGGTACCTCCGTCATACCCGATGCCCGCCACCGCATGCGCCCCGGCAGCGGGGGCAGCGGCGACGAGCCGGGCGGGAGACAATCACCGGTATGGCTGACACCACCACCGCCGTCCTCGCCACCGGTCCGGGGCGGCTCACGAAGGCGGCCGCCGTGACCAACCTCGTGCTGGTCGGCCTCTTCCTCGCCGGTACGGTCGGCCGGCACGCGTACCTGGCGAACCAATTCGGCTGGGACTCCCTCGACCCCTCGCACGACCCCAAGGACGTGCTGTTCACCGGGCCGCTGGGGATCCTGCACGTCCTCACGGTGCTGATCGCGCTGCTGGGCTGGCTGATCGTCGTGCCGCTGGGCATCTGGTCCGGCGTGGTCGTCGCGGCCACCCGCCGCGCCCACCCGCTGCTGGTCGCCTCGGTGCTGGCGACGATCACCTACGTCGCGATCAGCGTCTCCCCGTACGGCGCCCTGCTGCGGTACTGGCTGCTCGACTAGCCGCGGACCGGGTCAGGCCAGGGCGTCGGCGCGGGCCTGGAACAGGTCGCGCTCGCGGGCGTTGCGGGTCAGCGCGGCGGCCCGGGTGAACTCCGCCCGCGCCTCGGCGGCCCGGCCCAGCCGGGCCAGCAGGTCCCCGCGTACGGCGGGCAGCAGCGCATAGCCGGGCAGGCTGAGCGCGTCCACGATGCGCAGCCCCTGCTCGGGGCCGCGGGCGTGGGCGACGGCGACGGCCCGGTTCAGCTCGACGACCGGGGACGGCCAGACGTAGGCGAGCACGTCGTACAGCGTGGCGATGCGATCCCAGTCGGTCTGCGCGGCGGTGGCGGCGCGGGCGTGGCAGGCCGCGATCTCCGCCTGGAGCACGTACGGCCCGAGGGTGCCCCCGGCGCGGGCCAGCGCGTCCAGGCCGCGCCGGATCAGCAGCCGGTCCCAGCGGCGGCGGTCCTGGTCCTGGAGCAGGACCGGGGCGCCGTCCGGGTCGGTGCGCGCCGGGATCCGAGACGCCTGCAACTCCATCAGCGCGACCAGCCCGTGCACCTCCGGCTCCTGCGGCGCGAGCGCGGCCAGCACCCGGCCCAGGCGCAGCGCCTCCTCGCACAGGGCGGGGCGGGTCCAGTCGTCGCCGGCCGTGGCGGCGTACCCCTCATTGAAGATCAGGTAGACGACCTCCAGCACCGAGGCCAGCCGCTGCGCGGCCTCGCCGGGCAGCGGCAGCTCGATCGGCACCCTCTTCTCGGCCAGGGTCCGCTTGGCGCGCAGGATCCGCTGGCCGACGGTGGCCTCGGGCACCAGGAAGGCGCGGGCGATCTCGTCGGTGCCCAGCCCGCCCAGCAGCCGCAGCGTGAGCGCGACCCGCGCCTGCGCCGACAGCACCGGATGGCAGGTGGTGAAGATGAGCCGCAGCAGGTCGTCGCCGACGTAGTCGTCGAGTTCGGCGGCCAGATCGCGGTCCTCGGCCTGCGGGGTGGCCCGACCGACCTCGTCGAGCTTGTCCCGGTACGTTCGCTGCCGCCGCAGCAGGTCGATCGCGCGGTGCTTGGCGGTGGCCATCAGCCACGAGCCCGGGTGCTCGGGCACCCCGCGCTCGGGCCACTGCTCCAGCGCGATCACGAACGTGTCCTGCGCCAGCTCCTCGGCCAGGCCGACGTCGCCGACCAGCCGGGCCAGCGCCGCGACGATCTTCGCGGACTCGATCCGCCAGACCGCCTCCACCGCGCGCCGAGGATCGGTAGCCACGGCTACCGATCCTCGCACGGCCGGTCAGGCGGGTGCGCCGAAGTCCTCCGGCCCGAAGACCTTCAGCACCTCGGTCTCGCCCTCCCACTGCGGCCACAGGTCGCGGTGCAGCGCCAGGAACCGCGAGGCCCACTCGACGGCCTCCTCCTTGGTGCGCACCTGGTACAGCGCGTAGCTGATCGTCTCCTTGGCCTCGGCGAACGGGCCGTCGGTCACCGACAGCGCCCCGCCGTACAGGCCGACCCTGGCCCCGAGCGCGCTGGGCGCCAGGCCCCCGGTGTCCAGCAGCACCCCGGCGGCGGTCGCGTCGGCGCCGAGCTTGAGGATGGCGTCCATCAGCTCCGGCGGCGGCGCGGTGTCAGGCTGACGGGCCTTGAGCAGCATCAGGTATCGCATATCGGGTTCTTCCTCCCGGTCGATGGGTCAGATCTCTGGTCGGTGGGTCAGGTCTCTGGTCGGTGGGTCGGTCTCTGGTCGGTGGGTCAGGTCTCTGCTGGTCGGTGGGTCAGGCGGCGGCGCGGTAGTAGTGGATGCTGACGGCGGCCAGCCAGGCCCAGGCGGTCGCCACTGCGGCGAGGAAGGCCAGCGTGGTCGGACCGTGCGACCCGCTGGCGATGCCCGCGAACCCGGCCAGGAACACCACGCCGGTGATCCGCGAGAACCAGGCCAGCCCTCGCTCGCCCTGCCGGGCGAAGCCGCGCGCCAGCACGAAGCAGGCTGCGATGAGGCAGCCGAAGCCGATCCCGCCGAGCATGAGGTGCAGCATGCCGTGCCAGCTGATCGTGCCGGTCTCGGGCGCGCCGACGGGGAAGCCCTGAACCGCGTCGGCGCGGAAGACCCCTGCCCCGACCATGCTCAGGCCGTAGCCGCTGAGCAGCAGCGGAGCCCAGAAGCGGCGCCCGGCCGGCAGCGCCCGGCGCAGGCCGACGGCGGCGGCGACGGTCATCAGCCCGGCGGCGACGAAGTTCGCCACCTGGATCCAGCCGTGCTCGCCGTTGGCCAGCAGGCTCCAGGCGTGGCGGGACAGGTCGAACCCGTCCCGGGTCAGCGCCTGGGCCAGGCCGACGATCAGGTACACCGGACCGGCGAGCACCCCGTAGCCCAGCAGCGACTTCGTGATCCGGACGGGCAGCGGCGGGCAGGTGGCGACAGCGGTGGTCATCTCGATTGCTCCCTCAGTGAGTGCCTACACCTGCTCCTCGAACGGCCCCGCCCGGATCCGACACCCTCTCCCAAGATTTTTTCCGGGTACGCGGACCAGGCCCCCAAGATCCGCCGAGTTGCCGGGCAACCGGGCGTATCTTGGGGCCGCTTTCGCCCGATTGCCCGGCAACTTGGCGGATCTTGGGGTGGTGGCGCGCGGCGCGCGGGGGTGGGGCTGCTCTGGCATGATCTGCCGGGTGAACCCCGCGTACCCCGGTCCCGTCATGCCCTACGCCGCCTACCAGGTGCCCGTGCCGCTGCCCGAGGGCCACGGCGTCATCGTGGCGAGCTTCAACCGCGGCCCCTACCTGGTCTCCGCCGCGACCACCTGCCGCCTGAAGATCGACGGCCGGGACGTGCCGTTCGGGTCGGAGGGCACGTACCACATCGCGGTGCCCGCCGGACCCCACGAGGTCAAGGTCACCGACTGGATGGGCGTGCCGATGATCAAGACCCGGCTGACCGTGCAGCCGGGCGCCGCCCACCCGCTGAACTTCCGGTTCGGCGGCTGGCGCAACCGGGTCCACGACGGCCACGGCACCGACGTGACCACCTTCGGGATGTGGTCCAACTACCTCGTCATGCTGATCGTCCTGGGCGTGGCGGTGCTGTGCTGCGGCGGCGGCACTGTGCTCGCCGCCCTGGCGAGCTCGTCCAGCTGATCGAGCAGTCCGGCCGGACCGCGCGGGCACGTCTGCGAAGCTGACCGTGCGGCCGGACGGAGGGAGCACGGGCATGCGGAGTTTCGCGCGGCGGGAGTTCGTGCTCATGCTGCTGCGGCGCATGGACGACTACCAGCCGGAGCTGGTCGAGGCCGCGTACACGGGGCTCGGGGCCGCCCGCACCGACTACCTGGCCGCCCACCACCGCTGGCAGCAGCTGCTGCGGTCCCGGCGCAGCCCGCGCGGCCTGGAGCTGTACCGCGCCACGATCGGCCCGCCGGACACCGAGCGCCCGGTCCCGTACGGCGACCTGACGCTGACCGCGTGCGCCTGGACGCTGCCCGGCCCGTGGCCGGACCTGCGCTGGGAGGCGACCATCGGCACCGACGGCTTCGTGCTGCACGCGTGGCTGGTCCGCGCCGACCCGGCGGCCGCGCCGGGCCTGGCCGCCCCGGACCGGGTCGCGCCCTGGTCGGCCGTGGTCGACGACGTGACGGGTGCGTTCCCGGGCGCGCGGCAGCTCGACCCGGAGGTGCCCGGCCGCTGGGTGGTCCGCGCCGACTCCGGCGGCACCCCGTACGACCTGGTCTTCGTGCACGGCCTCTACCAGGTCGGACACCCCGCCGGGGCGAGCACGCCGCGCCGCTCCCCGCGCCGGGGCGCGGCCTAGCCCCGGGCCTGGTAGCCGCTGGCCTGGAGGGTGAACAGCTCGGCGTAGCGGCCGTCGGCGGCCATCAGCTCGTCGTGGGTGCCCGACTCGACCACCCGGCCCTCGTGCAGCACATGGATCGCGTCGGCGAAGCGCACGTTGGCCAGCCGGTGCGTGATCAGCACGATGATGCGGTCGGGGTGGCGTCGCAACTGGGCGAAGAAGGCGTGCTCGGCCTTGGCGTCCAGCGCCGAGGACGGCTCGTCGGCGATGAGGACGGTGGCGTCGCGGTAGATGCCGCGCGCGGCGACCAGCCGCTGCCACTGCCCGCCGGACAGGTCCTGGCCCTCCTTGAACTCCTTGGACAGCAGGGTGGCGTACCCGTGCGGCAGCTCGGTGATCATGTCGTGGGCCGCGGCGGCGCGGGCCGCGTCCTCGGCGCGGCCGTGGTCGTAGGCGACCGCCTGGCGGCCGATGTGGATGTTGGCCTGCACGCTGAACGGGAACTTGTAGAACGACTGGCTGATCATCGCGACCTGGGCCGCCGCCTGGTCGGGGTCGAGGTGGCCCAGCTCGACGCCGTCCCAGGCGACGCTGCCGCCGCTGGGCCGGTACAGCCCGGCGAGCAGCATCGCCAGGGTGCTCTTGCCGGAGCCGTTCTCGCCGACCAGCGCGATGACCTGGCCCCGGTGCAGGGTCATCGAGACCCGGTCGAGAGCGGGCCGCGGCGCCCCGAGGTAGGTGAACGACACCTCCTCCACCCGCACCTGGTCGACCCGCTCGACGGCCGCGCTGCTGGTCGCGGGCACCCGTTCGGCGGCCCGGCGCAGGAAGTCGCGGAAGTCGGTGTAGTACAGCGCGTCCTCGTACAGCCGGTTGATCGAGAACGTGGTGGTCTGCAGGCTCGACCCGGCCGCCTGCACGGCGAACAGCGCGGTCGCGGCGGCCGCCAGCGGCACCAGCCCGTCCATCAGCAGGAACGCGAGCAGCGCGTACATGCCCGCGCTGGCCAGGCCGGTCAGCCCGGCCCCGACCGCCCGCAGCACCGTCTGCTCCCCCGCGAGCTGCAACGACAGCTGCGTCTCGGCGCCGAGCAGGGTGCGGTACTGCCCGAGCAGGTAGTCGCGCATCTGGAAGGCGCGCAGCTCGGCGGCGGTGTACCGGTTGGCCAGCAGCACCGCCAGCATCCAGGCGCGGCGGCGCCGGTCGTAGTGCTTGAGCATCATCAGGTATTCGCGGCGGGCCACCCGGATCGCGGTGACCGCGGTCGGCGCGCCGGCCAGCAGCAGGCACGGCAGCAGCAGCGGGGCGATGAAGGCGACGGCGGCTCCGGCCGCGGCGATGCCGACGACGCCCGTGATCAGGTCGACGGTGGAGTCGACGATCCAGGTCGACTCGCGCATGCCCCGGTCGCGGGCCCGGTCCATCTCCTGGGCGAAGCCGGGGTCGTCGAAGGCGGCGAGGTCGACGCTCGTGGTGGCCTCGTACATCTGCATCTCGACCTGGAGGTTGATCTGCGGCCGCAGCCGCTCCTGGGCCCAGCCCGCGGCGATCCCGAGCGCCCCGCGCACCGTGATCGCCGCCGCGGCCCAGCACAGCGCGGGCAGCGCGGCCCGGACCCGTTCCGGGGTCGGCCCCTCGCTGAACAGGTTGGCCAGCACGTTGCTGGTGGCCAGCAGCCCGAACGTGGTCATCGTGCCGGCGAGCAGCTGCAACCCGACGGCGACGACCGTGTCGCGCGGGTTGGCCGACCAGGCCAGCCGCAGTGACTCGCGGACCAGCGCGGGCAGCCGCCGCGCCACCGCCCAGAACCCCGTGTTCGCGAACGCCTCCGCGTGGACCATCCAGTCCTCGGCGGCCAGCTCCGGCAGCGCCGGAACCTCCTGCGACTCCGTCACCCCCGGCACGCTACCGCCGCCCGACCCTCCACAGTGGAAGCCACGCGCGACGGCCGCCCGCCACCCGCGCCCGCCCTGCCCCGCCCTGCCCCGCCCTGCCCGCCTTTCACAGACGTTGGCCTATCTCATCGAGTATTCGGAGATCGAACTCGATGAGATAGGCCAACGTTTATGTAAAACGGGGCGGGACGGGGCGGGGGCGGGACGGGCGCGGGTCAGGGCTGGCCGGGGGTCAGCATTGGCCGTCGGCGAGGACGTAGTAGTTGGGGGCGGTCTGGCGCAGGGTGTGGACCACCGCCACGTTCCACAGGCCCATGGCCTGGTTGGAGCCGTTGGCGTAGACGTAGCCGCCGCTCTGGTGGGCGCGCCCGGCCACGGTCTGGGCATAGTTGTTCGCGGTGAAGCACGGCTGGTTCGTCGGGCTCGGGCTCGGCGAGGCACTCGGCGAAGCACTCGGCGAGGCGGTCGGGGACGCGGTCGGCGACGGGGCGGGTGACGTGCTGGCCGACGGGGACGGCGCCGGGCCGCCGGTGGCCAGGCCCCAGTCCTGGGCGATGCGGTACGACGAGCAGATCGAGTCCAGGAAGTAGGCGGCCGCCGCCCCGCACTGGTCCACGCCGCTGCCCGGGTCGACCGGGGTGCCGTGCGCGATGCCCTGCACCCGGTAGGTGATCACCTGGCCGGTGCCGTACACGGTGCGGGTCGTGGTCGCGGGCAGGGTGCCGGTGCCGGTGGCGGTGGTGCTGATCCCGTGCACGTTGACCCACTGGTCGCGCAGCTCGTCGGCGTTGGCGGGCACCACCGTCGTGTCGGAGCTGCCCGCCCAGATCGACAGCTTCGGCCACGGCCCGGCGTAGCCCGCGTAGGCGTTGCGCACCAGGTCGCCCCACTGCGTCGGCGTCTTGCTGACCGCGCCGTACATGCAGGTGTAGGCGCTGGAGGTGTCGGTGGCGCAGCGGTAGGCCAGCCCGGCGATCACCGCGCCGCCCGCGAACACGTCCGGGTACGTGGCGAGCATGACCGAGGTCATCGCCCCGCCCGCCGACAGCCCGGTGACGAAGACGCGGGCAGCGTCGGAGCCATAGTTGGCCTTGGCGTAGTCGACCATCTGCTTGACCGACAGGGCTTCGCCCTGGCCGCGGGAGGCGTCGGCGGGCTGGAAGAAGTTGAAGCAGGAGTTGGCGTTGTTGGCCGAGCTCTGCTGCGGCAGCACCAGGGCGAAGCCGTAGAGGTCGGCGTACTTCTGCCAGCCGGAGTTGGTGAAGTAGTCGGTGGCGGTCTGGGTGCAGCCGTGCAGGGCGACGACCAGCGGGGCACCGGTGGGCAGGCCGGTGGGCCGGTAGGCGTACATGGACAGGGCACCGGGGTTGCTGCCGAAGCCGCTGACCTGGGTCAGGGTCGCGGCGGCCTGGGCCGGGGCGATGGCTGCGGCGGTCGCGGCGAGCAGGGCGGCTGCGCCGGCGAGCAGAGCGGTGTACCAGCGGGGACGGGTCATGGCCCGGAAACTACGACCACTGTTGACACCGCCGAAATGGGTGTGAACCACATGTTCCGGGCGCTGATTGTGGCGCCGGTCACAACGTGGTCAGCGAAGCGCCAGGTCGCGGATGTGGTCCGCCACCACCGCCGCGCCCGCCGGTCCGAGCAGGATCGTGTAGTGGTTGGTGTCGGGCACCAGCTCGTTCGCCAGCCCGGCGAGGGTCTCGGCGCGGTACAGCCCCGTCGGCTCGTCCATCAGCCCGCGCGGCGCCCACAGCACCTCGATCGGGCAGGTCACCGTCCGGTACGCCGTGGTCGTCGGCTCGTGCACCAGGGTGTCGGCCGCGTCGGCCCGGATCGCCTCGACGTTGCACGACGAGCGGTCCCCGTGCAGGTCCCGCAGCGCGTACGCCTCGATCGCCGCCGACCAGTGCGGCCCCAGCGCCGGGTGCGCCGACCAGAAGTCCAGGTAGTCGTCCACGGCCGGGAACACCATCGACAGGCGCTGCATCGCCGGGCCGATGACCGCCAGCAGCAGCGCGTCGATGTCGACCCCGGCCGGGATGCCGAACGCCACCCCGCCGTCGACCAGCAGCACCGACGACACCCGGTCCGGGTGCGTGACCGCGGTCAGCGCCGCGACGAACCCGCCCATCGAGTGCCCGACCAGCACCGCCCGCTCCACTCCGAGGTGGTCCAGCAGCGCCGCCACGTCGGCGGCGTGCGCGGCCAGCCCGTACGGCCCCGGCAGGCCCGCGCTGCCCGCCCGGCCGCGCAGGTCCGGGGCGACCAGGTCGACCGTGCCGCCGAGCTGCTCCGCGAGCACCGCGAAGGACAGGGCGTTGGCGGTGATGCCGTGCAGGGCCACTACAGTCGGGCCTTCGCCGGGCCAGCGGCACACCCGCAGGCTGCCGCCCGCGACGGGGACGTCGAACTCGTCTGGCTGGAGGAGGGTCACGTGGGGCAACCGTACGGATCCCTCTCCGCGCACGCGATGGGCTGCGACCCACACCATCGGGGGGTGCGGTGTGGTGGCGGACCACATGGCCGCCCGGTGACGTCGTCCATAGCGTGGCGTGGACCACAACGGTAACCAAGGAGACCCCGATATGAAACGGCGACTCGTCATTCTCGCCACCGCGTCGGCGCTCGCCCTGGCGGCCTGCGGCAGCCCGCAGGACGCGGCGGCACCGCAGGGCGGGAAGGTGTCGGTCGGGCTGGTTTACTCCCAGACCGGCGCCCTGGCCAGCTACGGCAAGCAGTACATCGACGGCTTCAAGGCCGGTCTGGCGTACGCCACCAACGGCACGAACAAGGTCGGCGACCGCACCATCGAGCTGCTGGAGTCCGACGACGCGGGCGACCCGGCCAAGGCCGTCTCGGCGGTCAAGGACCTGGTCGGCAAGGGCGTCAAGGTCATCGCCGGGTCCACCGGCTCGGGCGTGGCGCTCCAGGTGGCCCCGCTGGCCGCGCAGAACAAGGTGCTGTTCGTCTCCGGCCCGGCCGCGACCGACGGCCTCACCGGCGTCAACCGGTACACGTTCCGCTCGGGCCGCCAGTCCTACCAGGACGTGCTGGCCGCCAAGTCGTTCATCGCCGCCCCGGCGGGCAAGAAGGTGCTGGTCTTCACGCAGGACACCGCCTTCGGCAAGGCCAACGAGGCCGCGGTGACCGCGGTGATCGGCGGCGCGGGCGCCACGGTGACCTCGCTGGAGGTGCCGGCCAGCGCGACCGACTTCACCCCGTTCGCCAGCCAGGTGCTCAAGGCCAAGCCGGACCTGCTGTTCGTGGCCTGGGCGGGCACCACCGCCAGCGCCATGTGGCAGGCCCTGGAGCAGCAGAACGTCCTGGCCGGCACGCTGGTGGTGACGGGTCTGGACCAGAAGGCGTCGTACCCGACCTTCGGCAAGGCCGGTGACAGCGTCTCCTTCCTGTCGCACCACTTCGCCGGCGCCACCGACAACGCGGTGGCCAAGGCGGCGGCCGCGGCGATCCCGAGCGGGCTGGACCTGTTCACCCCGGACGGCTTCAACGCCGCCCAGATGATCGTCCACGCGCTCCAGGCCGGCGACGACGTCGAGAAGATGATCGCCGCGCTGGAGGGCTGGAGCTTCGACGGCATCAAGGGCGCGATGACCATCCGCAAGGAGGACCACGCGCTGCTGCAGCCGATGTTCCAGGTGAAGCTGGTCGGCGGCGCGCCGCAGCTGGTCAAGGCCCTCAACCCGGACGAGGTCGCCCCGCCGGTGGCCGCGATGAAGTCCTGACCGATGCCGGTCCTCAGTACGGATGCGCTGACCTGGCGCATCGGTGAAGTCTCGATCGTGGACGGGGTCACGGTCGAGCTTCACCCCGGCGAGTTCCTCGGCGTCATCGGCCCCAACGGCGCCGGCAAGACCTCGCTGTTCAACCTGATCTCAGGGCTGCACCCGGCCACCTCCGGCCGGGTGCACCTGGCGGGGCGGGACATCACCCGCCTGACCCCGCACGCCCGAGCCCGTGCCGGGCTCGGGCGCACGTTCCAGTCCTCCTCGGTGTTCGGCTCGCTGAGCGTGCGCGAGAACGTCCGCCTGGCCGTGCAGGCCAGGGCCGGCGGTTCCGGCTCGCTGTGGCGGCGGGCCGACTCGTTCCGCGAGGTGGCCCGCCGGGCCGACGAGTGCCTGGACACGGTCGGGCTGCTGCCCCGCGCCGACGTCGACGCCCGCACCCTGTCGCACGGCGAGAAGCGGGTGCTGGAGATCGCGCTGCTGCTGGCGGGCGAGCCGGCCGTGATGCTGCTGGACGAACCGATGGCCGGGGTCGCCTCGGCCGACGTGCCCGCCCTCGTCGAGGTGATCCGGCAGGTGTCGGGTGGCGACCGGGCCGTGATCATGGTGGAGCACCACATGCACGTCATCCTGGACCTGGCCGACCGGCTGGCGGTCATGCACCACGGGGCCCTGCTGGCCTGCGGCACCCCCGACGAGGTCATGGCCGACCCCGTCGTGCAGGAGGCATACCTCGGGGAGGCGCTGTGATCCTCGACGTACACGAGCTGGACGTACGCCTGTCGGGGCTGCACATCCTGCAGGGTGTGAGCTTCGGCGTCGCCCCGAGCGGCGTCACCGCGCTGCTGGGCCGCAACGGCGCCGGGAAGACCACGACGATGCGGGCGCTGGTCGGGCTCAACCCGAGCACCGGCCGCGTGCTGTTCGACGGTGCCGACCTGGCCGGCCGGCGCACCCACGAGCGGGTGCAGGCGGGGCTGGGC is a window from the Catellatospora sp. TT07R-123 genome containing:
- a CDS encoding PHB depolymerase family esterase — translated: MTRPRWYTALLAGAAALLAATAAAIAPAQAAATLTQVSGFGSNPGALSMYAYRPTGLPTGAPLVVALHGCTQTATDYFTNSGWQKYADLYGFALVLPQQSSANNANSCFNFFQPADASRGQGEALSVKQMVDYAKANYGSDAARVFVTGLSAGGAMTSVMLATYPDVFAGGAVIAGLAYRCATDTSSAYTCMYGAVSKTPTQWGDLVRNAYAGYAGPWPKLSIWAGSSDTTVVPANADELRDQWVNVHGISTTATGTGTLPATTTRTVYGTGQVITYRVQGIAHGTPVDPGSGVDQCGAAAAYFLDSICSSYRIAQDWGLATGGPAPSPSASTSPAPSPTASPTASPSASPSASPSPSPTNQPCFTANNYAQTVAGRAHQSGGYVYANGSNQAMGLWNVAVVHTLRQTAPNYYVLADGQC
- a CDS encoding alpha/beta hydrolase; this translates as MTLLQPDEFDVPVAGGSLRVCRWPGEGPTVVALHGITANALSFAVLAEQLGGTVDLVAPDLRGRAGSAGLPGPYGLAAHAADVAALLDHLGVERAVLVGHSMGGFVAALTAVTHPDRVSSVLLVDGGVAFGIPAGVDIDALLLAVIGPAMQRLSMVFPAVDDYLDFWSAHPALGPHWSAAIEAYALRDLHGDRSSCNVEAIRADAADTLVHEPTTTAYRTVTCPIEVLWAPRGLMDEPTGLYRAETLAGLANELVPDTNHYTILLGPAGAAVVADHIRDLALR
- a CDS encoding substrate-binding domain-containing protein — encoded protein: MKRRLVILATASALALAACGSPQDAAAPQGGKVSVGLVYSQTGALASYGKQYIDGFKAGLAYATNGTNKVGDRTIELLESDDAGDPAKAVSAVKDLVGKGVKVIAGSTGSGVALQVAPLAAQNKVLFVSGPAATDGLTGVNRYTFRSGRQSYQDVLAAKSFIAAPAGKKVLVFTQDTAFGKANEAAVTAVIGGAGATVTSLEVPASATDFTPFASQVLKAKPDLLFVAWAGTTASAMWQALEQQNVLAGTLVVTGLDQKASYPTFGKAGDSVSFLSHHFAGATDNAVAKAAAAAIPSGLDLFTPDGFNAAQMIVHALQAGDDVEKMIAALEGWSFDGIKGAMTIRKEDHALLQPMFQVKLVGGAPQLVKALNPDEVAPPVAAMKS
- a CDS encoding ABC transporter ATP-binding protein; translated protein: MPVLSTDALTWRIGEVSIVDGVTVELHPGEFLGVIGPNGAGKTSLFNLISGLHPATSGRVHLAGRDITRLTPHARARAGLGRTFQSSSVFGSLSVRENVRLAVQARAGGSGSLWRRADSFREVARRADECLDTVGLLPRADVDARTLSHGEKRVLEIALLLAGEPAVMLLDEPMAGVASADVPALVEVIRQVSGGDRAVIMVEHHMHVILDLADRLAVMHHGALLACGTPDEVMADPVVQEAYLGEAL